GCTTCTGCGCGCGGTCTAACCGCTTCGCGGCACCGACCTCGCAGGCCGGGCGTAGGCGCGCGCCATGGACGCGTCGATCCCAGCCCAGCTCGCGCCCATGCGGCCCGCCACCTTCGAGGCGCTCCGTGACATCGTCTACGCCTCGAGCGGGATCGTGCTCACGCCGCGCAAGGAGGCGCTGCTGTGCGCGCGCGTCGGCAGGCGGATGCGCGCCCTCGGCGTCAGGGACTACGACGCCTACCTGGACCGGGTCGACGGAGACCCTACCGAGGTCGTCAACCTCATCGATACGGTGTCCACCAACGTGACCAGCTTCTTCCGCGAGTCGCGGCACTTCGAGGTCGTGGCCGACCAGGCAGCTGCGTGGTACGCGGCCGGGCAGCGCCGGTTCCGGTTCTGGTCGGCGGCCTGCTCCACGGGTGAGGAGCCGTACTCGCTGGCGATCGCGCTGGCGGAACGCCTGCCCCACGACGCGGATGTGCGCATCCTCGCGACCGACATCTCCACGCGCGTGCTGGCGGCAGCGGCGGACGCCGCGTACACCTCGGAGCGGACCGACGTCATCGACCCGGACGTCCGACGGCGTTGGTTCGACCGGACTTCCACGGGCGCGGGGGTCGTCTGGCGGCCGAAGGCACGCATCCGCGAGACCGTCCTGTTCCGCCGCGTCAACCTCGCCGCGCCGCCGTACCCGCTCCGCGGCCCGCTCGACGCGGTGTTCTGCCGCAACGTGATGATCTACTTCGATGCGGAGGTGCGCTCCGGCATCCTCGCCGAGGCGGAGCGCCTGCTGCGCCCCGGCGGTCTCCTCGTGCTCGGCCATGCTGAGAGCCTCACGCGCGCCCACCACGCGTTCCGGCACTTCCGGCCTTCCGTCTACCGGCGGTCGTAGGGTCCGTGGACGTCGTGGTCGGCATAGGCGAGTACGCGGTCTCCGCGGACCCCGACGACGTC
The DNA window shown above is from Actinomycetota bacterium and carries:
- a CDS encoding protein-glutamate O-methyltransferase CheR codes for the protein MRPATFEALRDIVYASSGIVLTPRKEALLCARVGRRMRALGVRDYDAYLDRVDGDPTEVVNLIDTVSTNVTSFFRESRHFEVVADQAAAWYAAGQRRFRFWSAACSTGEEPYSLAIALAERLPHDADVRILATDISTRVLAAAADAAYTSERTDVIDPDVRRRWFDRTSTGAGVVWRPKARIRETVLFRRVNLAAPPYPLRGPLDAVFCRNVMIYFDAEVRSGILAEAERLLRPGGLLVLGHAESLTRAHHAFRHFRPSVYRRS